The proteins below come from a single Armatimonadota bacterium genomic window:
- a CDS encoding FHA domain-containing protein produces the protein MTDDTQVAEPIEDLATDSVEATEDQAAAAEPGVLKPILIVKRNGAETDEVFIVNNPCVIGRFDPTVGPIDIDLGSMPEGVYVSRKHAKIFEDGGVWKIADLGSSNGTFILTNDFEKVDEAELSDGIEIALGNARFIFRLS, from the coding sequence ATGACCGACGACACCCAAGTAGCTGAACCGATTGAAGACCTCGCCACCGATAGCGTCGAGGCAACCGAAGACCAGGCAGCGGCCGCAGAGCCGGGCGTCCTGAAGCCGATTTTGATCGTCAAACGAAATGGCGCGGAAACCGATGAAGTGTTCATCGTGAACAACCCGTGCGTCATCGGACGCTTCGACCCGACGGTCGGACCGATCGACATCGACCTTGGTTCGATGCCGGAAGGCGTCTATGTGAGCCGCAAGCACGCAAAGATCTTCGAGGACGGCGGCGTCTGGAAGATTGCAGACCTCGGCTCCTCGAACGGCACGTTCATCCTCACCAACGACTTCGAAAAGGTCGACGAGGCGGAACTGTCCGACGGCATCGAGATCGCCCTCGGCAACGCTCGCTTCATCTTTCGACTCAGCTAA
- a CDS encoding AI-2E family transporter: MQPPFSAHQIRGFLFLAICLTVVGLSVTILLPFLSAILWATTLSVLTFPWFEKSRKRYQAIRESGATGLKGWTARAGDSVAAVKSVLLTMLVICLPFVLLGSLAFSQVGPALNDMQGTTGFEMTDRIDQVLHPIAEKIGIHDFHVKQWWIENSDEVVKNLREPAGSFAKRAGATLFTMIIALLSMFFFQRDARSLKAPFLDFCGLPPEKGEEILVKVQKTIRAVFSGSVIVAVIQGTIMGITYACLGVPAPALLGFISIVLCIVPLLGAPIIYIPVGLLFLAQGDLVKAAVVLGVGFLIVSQIDNVLKPYFISNQVSLHPLAIFFFVLGGISLFGPIGLMVGPMILTIFLALVDYTRGLLNLPEVHDSA; the protein is encoded by the coding sequence ATGCAGCCACCTTTCTCCGCCCACCAGATCCGCGGCTTCCTCTTTCTGGCTATCTGCCTGACCGTCGTCGGCCTTTCCGTCACCATTTTGCTCCCGTTCCTGTCGGCCATCCTCTGGGCCACGACGCTCAGCGTCCTGACCTTTCCCTGGTTCGAAAAGTCGCGTAAGCGGTACCAAGCTATCCGAGAATCGGGCGCGACCGGACTCAAAGGTTGGACCGCCAGAGCAGGTGACTCGGTTGCCGCTGTCAAGAGCGTCCTCCTGACTATGCTCGTGATCTGCCTGCCGTTCGTCCTCCTCGGAAGCCTCGCCTTTAGCCAGGTCGGCCCCGCCCTCAACGACATGCAAGGCACGACCGGATTCGAGATGACCGACCGCATCGACCAGGTGCTCCACCCCATCGCCGAGAAGATCGGCATCCACGATTTCCACGTCAAGCAGTGGTGGATCGAGAACTCGGATGAAGTGGTCAAGAACCTGCGCGAGCCCGCTGGGTCATTCGCCAAACGCGCCGGGGCAACCCTCTTCACGATGATCATCGCCCTCCTCTCGATGTTCTTTTTCCAGCGCGACGCCCGCTCGCTCAAGGCCCCGTTCCTCGACTTCTGTGGGCTCCCGCCCGAGAAGGGCGAAGAAATCTTAGTAAAAGTTCAAAAGACGATCCGCGCCGTCTTCTCCGGTTCCGTCATCGTCGCCGTCATCCAGGGCACCATCATGGGCATCACCTACGCCTGCCTCGGCGTGCCTGCTCCCGCCCTCCTTGGCTTCATCTCCATCGTGCTCTGTATCGTGCCCTTGCTCGGCGCGCCGATCATCTATATCCCCGTCGGGCTCCTTTTCCTGGCCCAAGGTGACCTCGTCAAAGCTGCCGTCGTGCTCGGAGTCGGATTCCTGATCGTCAGCCAGATCGACAACGTCCTCAAGCCCTATTTCATCAGCAATCAGGTCAGTCTGCACCCGCTCGCCATCTTCTTTTTCGTGCTCGGCGGCATCTCGCTCTTCGGCCCCATCGGCCTCATGGTCGGCCCAATGATCCTCACCATCTTCCTGGCCCTAGTGGATTACACGCGTGGTTTGCTAAACTTGCCGGAAGTGCATGATTCTGCGTGA
- a CDS encoding phosphoribosylformylglycinamidine cyclo-ligase, translating into MSNELTYASAGVNIDEASRALRAVVGKIQATQGEDVVGAMGSFGSLYRATFPGYSNPLLVSSIDGVGTKTKVAQMAGDYSNLGKDIVNHCVNDILCQGARPLFFLDYYASSVLSAEVFEAVVGSMAEACGEVGCALIGGETAEMPGVYVEGEIDIVGTIVGIVESEMRLPKTVNAGDMVIGLASNGLHTNGFSLARRALFEVGGYSVRDEPEELGCSIGQALLEPHRCYFNSVFPLLQQPTIHAIAHLTGGGFFDNIPRVLPASVKVLVEKRSWTPSPIFQLIQNAGQISEQEMYRTFNMGIGMILVVDRFAAQGIVDALNEFGEHAAVIGEVQQGSRDVQLI; encoded by the coding sequence ATGAGCAATGAACTGACCTACGCTTCCGCCGGAGTCAATATCGACGAGGCGAGCCGCGCGCTCCGCGCCGTGGTCGGCAAGATTCAGGCCACGCAGGGTGAAGACGTGGTTGGCGCGATGGGCAGTTTCGGTTCGCTGTACCGCGCAACCTTCCCTGGCTACTCCAATCCGTTGCTCGTTTCGTCGATCGATGGCGTTGGGACCAAGACCAAAGTGGCCCAAATGGCAGGGGACTATTCGAACCTCGGTAAGGACATCGTCAACCACTGCGTGAACGACATTCTGTGCCAAGGTGCCCGGCCGCTTTTCTTCCTCGACTACTACGCCAGCTCGGTGCTCTCGGCCGAAGTCTTTGAAGCGGTTGTCGGCTCGATGGCCGAGGCTTGTGGCGAGGTGGGATGCGCGCTCATCGGCGGCGAAACCGCCGAAATGCCCGGCGTCTATGTGGAAGGTGAGATCGACATCGTGGGCACGATCGTCGGCATCGTGGAAAGCGAAATGCGCCTCCCGAAGACGGTGAATGCGGGCGACATGGTGATTGGCCTGGCCAGCAACGGCCTGCACACCAATGGATTTTCTTTGGCCCGACGGGCCCTCTTCGAAGTCGGCGGATACAGCGTTCGCGACGAGCCGGAAGAACTCGGCTGTAGCATCGGCCAAGCCCTCTTGGAACCGCATCGGTGCTACTTCAACTCGGTTTTCCCGTTGCTCCAGCAACCGACGATTCATGCGATCGCGCACCTGACGGGCGGAGGCTTCTTCGACAATATTCCGCGCGTGTTGCCAGCGAGCGTGAAGGTGCTGGTCGAAAAGCGGTCGTGGACTCCGAGCCCGATCTTCCAGTTGATTCAGAACGCAGGGCAGATTTCCGAACAGGAAATGTACCGAACCTTCAACATGGGAATCGGGATGATTCTGGTGGTCGACCGGTTCGCCGCCCAGGGCATCGTGGATGCCCTGAACGAGTTTGGCGAGCACGCCGCTGTGATCGGGGAAGTCCAGCAGGGCTCCCGCGACGTGCAGTTGATCTAA
- a CDS encoding circularly permuted type 2 ATP-grasp protein gives MAESDTALSLFSGYSEDGFFDEAFADGAARAHYAGLVNRLSEMTAEEFHARCELADLTLVHQGITFTVYGSDQGIEKPFPVDLVPRIVPASEWDHIEDGLVQRVKALNHFLYDVYHDQEILRAGIIPTELVVKASNFRREFTGAQPPHDIYVHICGTDLIRDDKGTYCVLEDNCRTPSGVSYMLENRLLMMKVFPSLFKDSKVRPIGDYAAQLITNLRELYQGNDSDPNVVLLTPGVFNSAYFEHAFLAQQMGIELVEGRDLFTDDNFVYMKTTKGKKRVDVIYRRVDDDFLDPLTFRPESVLGCAGLVNAYRAGNVAIANGIGTGVADDKAVYPYVHDMIRFYLNEEPILAQVPTYVGWREDDLNEMLTRTGELVIKAANESGGYGMLIGPQATNDEIDEFRKRIRENPRNYIGQPLIGLSRSPCFFGDHFEGRHIDLRPYILVGKDKVTVTPGGLTRVALRKGSYVVNSSQGGGSKDTWVLFEDAAHQSQMQSAVAQMQFQGGENA, from the coding sequence ATGGCTGAGTCAGACACCGCCCTTTCGCTCTTTTCCGGCTACTCCGAAGATGGATTCTTCGACGAAGCGTTTGCCGACGGAGCCGCACGCGCCCACTACGCCGGTCTGGTCAATCGCCTCTCCGAGATGACGGCGGAAGAGTTTCACGCCCGTTGCGAACTGGCCGACCTCACGCTGGTTCACCAAGGCATCACCTTTACCGTCTACGGAAGCGACCAGGGGATCGAGAAGCCGTTCCCGGTCGATCTCGTGCCGAGAATCGTTCCTGCCAGCGAGTGGGACCACATCGAGGACGGACTGGTCCAGCGGGTGAAGGCGCTCAACCACTTCCTGTACGATGTCTACCACGACCAAGAAATCCTTCGTGCCGGCATCATCCCCACCGAGCTGGTTGTGAAGGCTTCGAACTTCCGGCGAGAGTTCACTGGCGCTCAGCCGCCGCACGACATCTACGTCCACATCTGCGGCACCGACCTGATCCGCGACGACAAGGGTACGTACTGCGTGCTGGAGGATAACTGCCGGACGCCCAGCGGCGTCAGCTACATGCTGGAGAACCGCCTGCTAATGATGAAGGTGTTTCCGAGCCTGTTCAAGGACAGCAAGGTCCGGCCCATCGGCGACTATGCGGCCCAGCTCATCACCAACCTGCGCGAGCTGTATCAGGGGAATGATTCCGACCCGAACGTCGTCCTCCTAACTCCGGGCGTGTTCAATTCCGCCTACTTCGAGCATGCGTTCTTGGCTCAGCAGATGGGCATCGAACTGGTCGAAGGGCGCGACCTATTTACGGACGACAATTTTGTGTACATGAAGACGACGAAGGGGAAGAAGCGCGTGGATGTGATCTACCGCCGCGTGGACGACGACTTCCTCGACCCGTTGACCTTCCGCCCCGAAAGTGTCCTCGGCTGCGCCGGGCTCGTCAATGCTTATCGCGCCGGCAACGTTGCCATTGCGAACGGCATTGGAACCGGCGTAGCCGACGACAAGGCGGTGTACCCGTACGTCCACGACATGATTCGGTTCTATCTGAACGAGGAGCCGATCCTGGCCCAGGTGCCGACCTACGTCGGGTGGCGGGAAGACGATCTGAACGAGATGCTGACGCGCACCGGCGAGTTGGTCATCAAAGCCGCCAACGAGTCCGGCGGATACGGCATGCTCATCGGTCCGCAGGCGACCAACGACGAGATCGACGAATTCCGTAAGCGCATTCGAGAAAATCCGCGCAACTACATCGGCCAACCGCTGATCGGTTTGTCGCGCTCACCCTGCTTCTTTGGCGACCACTTCGAGGGTCGGCACATCGACCTTCGTCCGTACATTTTGGTCGGGAAAGACAAAGTCACGGTTACGCCGGGCGGACTGACCCGCGTAGCGCTCCGTAAGGGGTCGTACGTGGTGAACAGCAGTCAGGGCGGCGGGAGCAAGGACACGTGGGTCCTGTTCGAGGACGCCGCGCATCAGAGCCAAATGCAATCGGCGGTGGCGCAGATGCAGTTCCAGGGCGGTGAGAATGCTTAG
- the prmC gene encoding peptide chain release factor N(5)-glutamine methyltransferase has product MILRDWLMEASDRLNHAGIASAKLEAQLLAGHAMLVDRAWILSHPEHEVNALALEGLLQRRENGEPLAYILGYREFYGRKFRVDRNVLIPRHETEVLIEKALETENKMLRVLDLGTGSGCVAITLKLERPEWDVWATDISSGALQVARENAETLGAEITFRHSNLFDYLEYEKFDLIVSNPPYIGRDEELPVEVKEFEPETALFADNFGLEIYQKISKDIRCKLEKGGRLLLEIGHLQGKLVSNLFPGSKVHKDLDGNDRVVEWVYAEDKA; this is encoded by the coding sequence ATGATTCTGCGTGATTGGCTCATGGAGGCGTCGGACCGTCTCAACCATGCCGGAATAGCCTCGGCCAAGCTCGAGGCCCAGCTTCTCGCCGGTCACGCCATGCTCGTCGATCGGGCCTGGATCCTGTCCCATCCCGAGCATGAAGTCAACGCGCTTGCCCTCGAAGGTCTGCTCCAACGCCGCGAGAATGGCGAGCCGCTCGCCTATATTCTCGGCTACCGCGAGTTCTATGGGCGCAAGTTCCGCGTCGACCGAAACGTCCTCATTCCACGCCACGAAACCGAAGTCCTGATCGAAAAAGCCCTCGAGACCGAAAACAAAATGCTTCGGGTGCTCGACCTCGGCACCGGCTCTGGGTGCGTCGCCATCACCCTAAAACTCGAACGGCCCGAGTGGGACGTCTGGGCGACGGACATCTCGTCGGGGGCTCTGCAGGTCGCCCGCGAAAACGCCGAGACGCTCGGCGCCGAGATCACCTTTCGCCACTCGAACCTCTTCGACTACCTCGAATACGAGAAATTCGACCTCATCGTCTCGAACCCGCCCTACATCGGCCGCGATGAGGAACTGCCGGTGGAGGTGAAGGAATTTGAACCAGAAACCGCTCTCTTTGCTGACAATTTCGGCCTGGAAATCTACCAAAAGATCAGTAAGGACATTCGGTGCAAGCTGGAAAAAGGCGGACGCCTTCTCCTCGAAATCGGACATCTGCAGGGCAAGCTCGTCTCCAATCTGTTCCCTGGCTCGAAGGTCCACAAAGACCTCGACGGCAACGACCGCGTCGTCGAATGGGTCTACGCCGAAGACAAGGCCTGA
- a CDS encoding transglutaminase family protein, with the protein MRLSIHHRTHYAYVGQSSASHNEIRLKPLTNEVQRCLEYKVRVSPRAKVYEYETIGGFVNHFSVMDAHEELDVLAESVVETIQRDVFESIDLISNDWVFEPDDEYRNRYAEFLTESPYIQQLPEVSAFVGDLVPKTAGNTAMFVLELKEKIFGTFDYQANLTNVHSLLHELFDLKAGVCQDFSHLMIACCRSLGLAARYVSGYLYLGDHHELRGTQATHAWVEVLLPSGLWLGVDPTNNILVDDRYVKVHVGRDYSDVTPIKGVFMGFGTAQMDVGVDVQALSSA; encoded by the coding sequence ATGAGGCTCTCGATCCACCACCGAACCCATTACGCGTACGTCGGGCAGTCGTCGGCGAGTCATAACGAGATTCGTCTGAAGCCGCTGACGAACGAAGTTCAGCGGTGCCTGGAGTACAAGGTGCGGGTATCGCCGCGCGCCAAGGTGTACGAGTATGAGACGATCGGTGGGTTCGTCAACCACTTCTCGGTGATGGACGCCCATGAGGAGTTGGACGTGCTGGCCGAGTCGGTGGTGGAGACGATCCAGCGGGACGTGTTTGAGTCCATCGACCTGATTTCGAACGATTGGGTTTTTGAACCCGACGACGAGTACCGAAACCGTTACGCCGAATTCCTGACCGAGAGCCCTTACATTCAGCAGTTGCCGGAGGTGTCGGCTTTCGTCGGCGATCTGGTGCCGAAGACGGCGGGCAACACCGCGATGTTCGTGCTGGAACTGAAGGAGAAGATTTTCGGGACGTTCGACTATCAGGCGAACCTGACCAACGTTCACTCGCTGTTACATGAGCTTTTCGACCTGAAGGCGGGGGTCTGCCAGGATTTCTCACACCTGATGATCGCCTGTTGCCGGTCACTTGGGCTTGCGGCGCGGTATGTCAGCGGCTACCTGTATCTGGGCGACCACCACGAGCTACGGGGCACACAGGCCACGCACGCGTGGGTGGAGGTCCTGTTGCCGAGCGGCCTATGGCTGGGGGTAGACCCGACGAACAACATCTTGGTCGACGACCGATATGTGAAGGTGCACGTCGGGCGCGACTATAGCGACGTGACGCCGATCAAGGGCGTCTTCATGGGGTTCGGAACCGCACAGATGGACGTCGGGGTGGACGTTCAGGCCTTGTCTTCGGCGTAG
- a CDS encoding alpha-E domain-containing protein: MLSRHADSAYWLGRYMERAEATARMIDVHYHFGLESRYVGEVLRWSSILAISGNDDEFHDRYSELNERNILYFFAFDPKNFSSVSSCLNSARENARAIRDQISSEMWECANRVFLDYKSWNVDKVLKRSPNAFFQMVKESSHLFQGIADRTLMTGETKDFFQCGRFLERADQTARILDVKYHDLLPRFSAETVAIDETGFRDPLSVGGPIDTHGWAAVLKSVGAFEAFRKTSTRAFTPEAVAQFLILNPDFPASVRYSMRQVDKNIRRISGNNSVAPTNRAEREIGRLYNDLNYMNGEDIVAQGLHEFLEGLQERCNRIGDAIYSTYLSF; the protein is encoded by the coding sequence ATGCTTAGCCGCCACGCGGACAGCGCGTACTGGCTGGGTCGATACATGGAGCGGGCCGAAGCGACGGCCAGGATGATCGACGTTCACTACCACTTCGGCCTGGAGAGCCGGTACGTCGGCGAGGTGTTGCGGTGGTCGTCGATCTTGGCCATCAGCGGCAACGACGACGAATTTCACGACCGGTATAGCGAACTGAACGAGCGGAACATCCTGTACTTTTTTGCCTTCGATCCCAAGAATTTTTCGTCTGTATCTTCATGTCTGAACTCGGCTCGGGAAAACGCCCGCGCGATTCGGGATCAGATTAGTAGTGAGATGTGGGAGTGCGCCAACCGGGTGTTTCTCGACTACAAGTCGTGGAACGTGGATAAGGTTCTGAAGCGGAGCCCGAACGCATTCTTTCAGATGGTGAAGGAAAGCTCGCATCTGTTCCAAGGCATCGCCGACCGAACATTAATGACGGGGGAGACGAAAGACTTCTTCCAGTGCGGGCGGTTTCTCGAACGAGCAGACCAGACCGCGAGGATTCTCGACGTGAAATACCATGACCTTCTGCCTCGATTCTCGGCCGAAACGGTCGCGATCGACGAAACCGGATTCCGCGACCCACTGAGCGTGGGCGGTCCGATCGATACGCACGGCTGGGCGGCGGTGCTAAAGTCGGTGGGCGCTTTCGAGGCGTTTCGGAAGACCAGCACCCGGGCGTTTACTCCTGAGGCGGTGGCGCAATTTCTGATCCTCAATCCAGATTTTCCCGCCAGCGTTCGGTATTCGATGCGCCAGGTGGACAAGAATATCCGCCGGATTTCGGGCAACAATTCGGTCGCACCAACCAATCGGGCCGAGCGCGAAATCGGACGGCTGTACAACGACTTGAACTACATGAATGGGGAAGACATCGTCGCCCAGGGCCTGCACGAGTTCCTGGAGGGCCTGCAGGAGCGGTGTAACCGCATCGGCGACGCGATCTACTCCACCTACCTTTCGTTCTGA